The Vigna angularis cultivar LongXiaoDou No.4 chromosome 9, ASM1680809v1, whole genome shotgun sequence DNA window cacaacaaaatgTCTTCCTCCAAAACTAATTCTCACTCTAAACCTCAACCTCAGGCATGTCTTTTTCTTCGCGTTAATATCTTCGATTACCTGCGTTGCAAAACGGTTTTTTGTTAATAtcttttgttctgttttttccATTCCTTTAGGAAGGGAACATGGCATTGCAAACCCATTCTCCGTCTCACGCGCACAACAGCAACAAGCATGGGCACGGAGTCTTTGGAGACGTCTACACCATCACCAAGGACATGCACGCCGATCATCACAACCCTTCCTTTGATTTTCAATTTCGCCTTCCCCCGCTTCCGGTTACCTTCCCTTCCTCTTTCTGTTCTCCCTTTCATTGTGCCCACCTTctgtttgttttatatttttttatctttttactgTTTCCCCTTTTCAGAATTTTCTGGGCTCTAGAGAGGCCCGCGAGTTTTTCAGCGGTGCCCTTGCAGGGGCCATGACAAAGGCGATACTTGCTCCTCTTGAGACCATTAGGTTCGtcctttttgttttacttttttttttcttcgcaAATCCGGCTATCTGTTTGCAATTCCTACCTGGCTACCTAGCCGGGCTGATACAGTGGTATTCATTTGTAGTGATCTGTAAACTATGCATGCAGGACAAGAATGGTTGTTGGTGTTGGATCGAAAAATATTGCCGGCAGTTTCGTAGAGGTTATACAGCAGCAGGGATGGCAAGGATTGTGGGCTGGAAACATGATCAATATGCTTCGTATAGTTCCAACACAGGCTATTGAGCTAGCCACATTTGAGTGCGTCAAACGGACTATGACATCCCTGCAAAACAAATGGGAAGAGGCTGGCGACCCCAAGTTGCAGATAGGTTTCATCGATTTCAACCTGCCCATGTCTTGGATTTCACCAGTTGCTGTCGCTGGTGCCGCAGCAGGAATTGCTAGCACAATTGTATGCCATCCCCTTGAAGTTTTGAAGGTATGTTACGGAAAAAAGGAAGTAATTAATCACATCACGATATATGTCTAATTGGATGGACTATGTGTATTTATTTTGTACTGCGACATCACCATAATTAGGAATCACGCTTCAATCcaaattatatatgcttttgtTCTGTTTAATAATGACCATGGCTTGAAAATTtgaactctttctttttttcttgtctCTTAATCTTGTTTAAAATTGCAATTGTCTTCTGATTTTATAACAGGACCGGCTAACCGTTAGTCCTGAAATCTACCCTACTTTAGGTATTGCgataagaaatatttataaagatggTGGTGTTGGCGCTTTTTATGCTGGTATCTCACCGACACTAGTTGGCATGCTTCCATACAGTACATGCTATTATTTCTTGTATGATACCATGAAGGATTCTTACTGCCAGtccaaaaataagaaaactctAAATCGTCCAGAGATGCTTGTGCTTGGAGCTCTAGCAGGTTAGAGAATCTCTAGTATTTACTTATTTATGTTCTCCTTTCTTGTTGTTCTTGGTCTTGCCCTGTTTCGAAATCACACCCATGTTACATGAAGCAAAGGAGACACCATGGAATATGTTATGCAAAAGTAGTCATTCACAATTTGatttatttcttgttttcttaTTGAGAAAGAGTGTGAGTGTGTTTCAAGGTTTTATAGATTTAATTGGATGTGTTGATTTTCCCGGCATTTATGTTTGCCAGTGTCAGTTAAGCTGTGTTTGATAGAGGGAGATGAAATAGGTTGGTGAGAAAATAGGTATGAAATAGAGTGAAAGAAGTATCGTTTGGTTGGGAAAATAGAGTAACAATGTGATTAAGCTCAAATTAaccataataaatatttatcattgaTTTTGTTATAAAAGCATAAGCACCAGATTTGTTGTGAAATATATCAGTGATCAAttacattataatatatatatatataatcggTTTAGTTATTCTTGCTT harbors:
- the LOC108320599 gene encoding probable mitochondrial adenine nucleotide transporter BTL1, with translation MSSSKTNSHSKPQPQAWNMALQTHSPSHAHNSNKHGHGVFGDVYTITKDMHADHHNPSFDFQFRLPPLPNFLGSREAREFFSGALAGAMTKAILAPLETIRTRMVVGVGSKNIAGSFVEVIQQQGWQGLWAGNMINMLRIVPTQAIELATFECVKRTMTSLQNKWEEAGDPKLQIGFIDFNLPMSWISPVAVAGAAAGIASTIVCHPLEVLKDRLTVSPEIYPTLGIAIRNIYKDGGVGAFYAGISPTLVGMLPYSTCYYFLYDTMKDSYCQSKNKKTLNRPEMLVLGALAGFTASTISFPLEVARKRLMVGALQGKCPPNMAAALTEVIREEGLKGLYRGWGASCLKVMPSSGITWMFYEAWKDILLVQNGNPF